ACTAAAACCATGAAAAACTAGCTGAAGCTGGCCGAATTTCGACTTCCGCGAACCTTCGGCCTGTTCAAATATAATATTCCGGCCGGCCGGATCATAAGTGATTGTACGTTTATAAAAATCGCCCTTTTGATAATTAAATGTCTGACCATCATCTTCATAGTAAACGAAAGAATTATTTAATGCTCCTTTATAGACATGAACCGTCAAGGTGTCTGTTGGTTTTTCCTGAGTAGACTGAACCAGTGATTGCATCGGTACAATACTACTTTCTTTTACGTAAACCGGAAGTTTGTTTTTAGATAAACGAAGGATCTTTTCTGTGCCGCCGGTTTGCGTTTCATCAGTATACAGATCATACCATAATCCTTTAGGGAAATAAGCATTTCCAAATTCTTTTGTGCTTTCAAATGGCAATACCATAAATGCTTTACCAAATAAATATTGGTTCTGAAAAGCAGTATCAAATATTTTTGCGTCAAAGGTATAGTCTATGGCCAGTGTTCTCATCACAGGCAGTCCGTTCTGTGTAGCTTCAAAAAAAGCAGCATACAAATATGGCATCAGTTTATAACGGAGATTGATGTAATTTCTGGAAATTTCCAGTACCTCTTCGCCATGTGTCCAGGGCTCAGAAGATTGGGTATTCACTGCTGCATGGTTACGGAAATACGGGTTAAATGCACCAATCTGAACCCATCTTGCAAACAGCGAGTTGCTGGGCGTACCAATAAATCCGCCAATATCCATTCCGGCAAAAGGGACACCACTTAGCCCTAAACTGTTAATTAAACGTACTCCCAATAACATATGATCTTCTTCGGGACGGTTATCTCCGGTCCAGATTGCAGTATAACGCTGTAGTCCGGCATAACCTGCACGGGTTAAAATGAAAGGACGTTTGTTATCCATAGATGCTTTGGCGCCTTCATAACTGGAACGTGCCATTTGTAAGCCGTATACATTATGTGCCTGCTTGTGACTGGCCATAGCACCATCATAGTTAAACAAAACGTTATTTGGCATTTTGTTTCCCCAGGTAGCAATTTCGTTCATGTCATTCCAGATACCTGAGACGCCGGTACTGGCAAAAAACTTCACCTCATTTCTCCACCATGATCTGCCTTTTTCACTGGTAAAATCAGGAAAATTGCACCAGCCGGGCCAAACCTGTCCGGAGTAATTTGTACTGTCAGGGTATTTAATAAATATATTTTCTTTCAGACCGCTTTCGTAAGCCTGATAACCTTTTTCTACTTTAATGCCCGGATCTACGATTACCGTTGTGGTAAAGCCCATATCTGCCAGTTTTTTATTCATAGCCAGCGGATTGGGGAAACGCGATTTATCCCAGGTGAATAATTTATACTGGTCCATATAATGGATATCCAGTGTGATTCCGTCTGCGGGAATTTTCTTCTCTCTCAGGGTTTGTGCTATACGCAAAACCTCTGTTTCCGGATAATAAGTATATCTGTTTTGCTGATAGCCTAAACTCCACAGGGGTGGCAGATTCATACGCCCTGTCAGCGCTGTATAAGAAGTAATAATATCTGCCAGGCGTTTATGATAAATGAAATAGTAATTCATTTCTCCGCCTTGTGCACCAAAAGATGAAAATCTGTTGTTACTCGCACCAAAGTTAAAATCACTCTGGTAAGTGTTGTCCAGAAATATACCATAGTTTAATCCATGATGTATTCCCATGTAAAAAGGTATCGTAGAATAAATCGGGTCCTGCCCGGTCGAATAGCCGTAAGCATCAAAATTCCAGTTGGTATAACCACTTCCCTTACGGTCAAGGTTACCTGTCTTTTCTCCGAGCCCGACAAAACGTTCCCCTTCCTGCATTTTCTTGTAGGTTGTGACTTCACTTTCCACCCACGAAGTAGTCAGCCCTTTTTCATCCTGACTGATCACCTGGCCATCCAATGTATAAAAAGCAATACTATAAGGTTTTTTAGTAATCCTGGCTTTCAGAGAATCGGTCGTTACCATAATCTCCTGTTCATTCTGACTGATAGCAACAGGAGTCTTTACCGGCGATGAAATCACCGCATAAGAAAAGTCTTTACCCAGCTTCTTCTGATCTAATCTGACACTGATCACATTGGGACTGTAAACTGTCAGTTCCCCATGTGCATTTTCTGTTGTAAACTCTATTTTTTGCCCGGTGATACTCACCGAGGTTATATTTCCAGTACCACGTACCGGGCCATTTTGGGCAAAGGTCAGCACAGGGAAAGTTAAAAGCAGCAGCAGCTTTGGGATCGTGGTCAGTTTTCTCATATTGATCGGAAAAATTAGATTTGGAATTAACGAAGCAAATGCCCTGAAGAATCTTCAGGGCATTTACATTTTTAAAGTTTTGTTACACTGTAAGCATAGTTACCCGGAACACTCAGATTTAAAGTGATTTTGTAATTTCCGTCGGCCGCGACTTTAATATTGTCGCCTCCATATTTTGGTTTACCCTTGTCATCACCGAAGTTGATATCATAAGAACCATTGGCTCTGAATTTAAATTCTCCGGCGGTTAAAGCTTTGGTAATTGTCCATACTTTAGCAGTTGCATCATAAGTCATTAGTGTTTCATTATCCCATGATCCGGTAGCACTGCCAATGACTGCCCATACAGTTTTGGTAAGCGAATAAGTCAATGCTTTGGTATCCGCTTTAATGCGGTAATATCCGGCACCATCTACATGCAGATTATCTCCACCACCGGCATTAAGTATACCTGGCGTTGAAGTGCCGTAGTTTATACCATTCCAGTCACCTTGTGAAGTAAACTTAAAGTCGGTAGTTGCATCCGGAAAATTAACATATCCTTCATAAGCTTTATCATCATTTACAGAGGAAATTTTTGCAGCACTTTTAGGATCCCAGCCCTGATAAGATCCCGGAACATATAGTGATGGATAGTTAATCACAACCAGATAAGGAGTTACAGTTAACGCTAATACGTTCGAATAGGCGGGTGTATATTTATCACTGATACTCGCTTTGACTCTCACTTCCACTTTTCCTGCTACACCCGAAGTAAGGCCTAACTGATTAGCCAGGTCATTGATTTCTGCAACAGTAAAAGTTTTAGTTAATAACCCTGCCAGGGCCACTTCTTTTGGTGCCTTGAAATTTTTCCCTGCACTGTCAATCTGTACAGCATAAGCGATATCAGCACTATAGCCAAATGAAGAAGCTGACCAGTTGAGTACCGTTGCAGTCTGCGCAGCATGATCAGCACTTAATACCAGGTTATTCTGGCTCGCAGTCAAAACCGGTGCTGTACCGTTTCCGGCTACAGTTTTAGTTTCATCCTTTTTACATGACGCAAATAATAGCAGCAAAAGGCTATAGGTCATGGTTTTTATAAATAATGATTTCATCCGTTTATTTATTTTATGTTTTTGTAAGATGGCGTCTTTGATAATTAATAACCAGGATTCTGAATCAGGTTGCTGTTCGCAATTACATCTGCTGACGGCAATGGAAAAATACTGCGGAATGATTCTACACCACGTCCTGCTTTAACTCCCCCTTTAAACGGCCATAAATAAGATCCTTCTGTAAACTTGCTGTAGCGTATCAGGTCTGTACGTCTGTAACCTTCCCAGAAAAATTCTTTAGCTCTTTCAGCTAATACATCATCTAAATTAAGCGAGGAAACATTTCCGGAATCGTTACCATAAGCACGGCGGCGCAATTTGTTTACATAGTCAATTGCCTGGTTTAATGAGCCACCACCTCCACCGCGTAAAACAGCTTCAGCATAATTTAAATACGCTTCAGGTAAACGAAATAAAGGAAAATCAATAGAACAGAATGTTCCGTTGTTAGATGGAGCAGGAACATTGGCACGATCTACATTTCTGAATTTAACAGCACGCAGACCATCAGTAAATACCGCCACATCATCATTTGCTGATTTAGTTCCATAAAACATAGCTCTTGAATCCGGGTTACTGGTAAAAGCGCCGGAAATACCAAAAATAGCAGGTAACGTTGAACGGGTACGGATACCACCCCATCCTCCACCCGGAATACCAAAATCAGCAGGTTTCATATCCCCATTGATTGAAGCATTGGTCAGGAAAGTTGTACCACCAAAATTCTGCGTAAAATTCCCATCATAGTTAATCGATAAAATCACTTCAGGGTTATTCGTATCATTATCTGAAAGGAACAGATTTTTGTAAGCACTGTTCAGGGAATAACTACCTCCGATTACTTTATTTGCATAAGTAACTGCTTCTGTATTTTTAGCTGTTCCCGTATAAACCGAAGCATTCAGATACAATCGTGATAAAAGCAGCTGATCAGCACCTTTTGTTACTCTTCCATATTCATTGGAAGCCTGTAATTCCGGTTCTATAGCCAAAAGTTCGCTTTCTACATATTTGAATAAATCGGCACGTTTAATTTGCTTAGGTGCAATTACGCCTATTTCATTAGCCTCAGTAATGAACGGAGGGTTACCAAATAAATCCATTAGCACCCAGTATTGATAAGCCCGTAAAAATCTTACTTCCGATCTGTATCTGGTAATTTCAGCCGCATCAGCACCAGTGATATTCCGCGCAGCCAGTTTCTCTGGCGTACTTTCACGAAGAAACTCGTTTACGATCGTAATCTGATATAAACTTCTGGTATATAAACCACGCAGAAGAATGTTATCAGAAGTATAAGTCTGGTAGTTTAAATCATAAACTCCAGGGTCATTCCATACACAGATCCCTTCATCAGAAGTTAATTCCTGCGCATTCCAGTATAAACGCAGAAAATCAGAAGTTCCTGCATCAATACCACCAAGATCACTGTCACCGGAACCCTTTGGACCAGTAGTTGCAAAACTTGCGTAAGCTTTGGCCAGTACCTGCTTATATCCACTCAGGTTTGCGTAAACCACCTCTGATGTCAGGTCGTTGGTTGGCTTTAAAACCAAATCTTTTTTACAAGATGATAATGTTGCTGCAAGAAAGGCAGCTGCCGTAAATATTTTGAATAGATTCTTCATCTCTTTCTTAAATTATAATTTATTAAAATCCAACATTAAGCCCTAAACTGTAAGTTCTTGGTCTTGGATACAATTTGTAATCTATACCAGTGCTGATTTCAGGATCAAGACCTTTATAATCAGAGATTACAAATACATTCTGAACATTCGCTGTAATACGCAAAGTTGTTTTTGAGTTTGGTGACAGACGACCAAAATTATAAGCCAGTCCTGCATTATCCATTTTCAGGAAAGAAGCATTATGGATATAATAATCACTCAGAAACTGGTTATTGGAGAAATTACTATCAAATATGGTAGTCGTAGCATTATTCAATAATCCGCTTGGACTCAGAATATTTCTGCTCACAGCTAAGTTGGAAGAAATATTATCATAAATATAATTGCCCAGATTAGCACGTAATACCGTACTCAAGGTCCATTTTTTATAACTGAACGAAGAGGTGAAGCCCATGATATATTTAGGTGCAGGAGATTTATAGAAATATCTGTCCTGCTCATTCACTTTTCCATCATTGTTCAAATCAGCATATACCCCTTCAACAGGTGCACCTTTTGCATCATATACCTGCTTGTATACCAGGAATGAATTAGGATTGTAATTCACAGAGTTCCATTGTATCGTAGTACCGGTTGCTCCATCAATACCAGTAGTACCAACCTTGAAATCGGGATCCGGGTTTAAAGATAAGTTGGTTACTTTATTTTTATTATAGGTTACGTTAAAGCCCATATCCCAGTTTACATCAGCGCTTTTAATCAGGCTGACATTGATACTGGCTTCAATCCCTTTGTTCTCCATATTTCCAACATTGGTGATCAACTGATTACTGAAGTTTGTACCCACAGCAATCGGAACCAGACTTAACAGGTCTTTGGTTTTTTTGTAATACACATCTACGCTACCGTAAACTCTTCCATTGAATAAGCCATAATCCAGACCGGCATTATAAGTTGTGGAAGTTTCCCACTTCAGATTTTTATCATATGCAATAGGAGAATATAAATGATAAAACTGACCACCAATCTGATACTGGGATTCATTCGTACTATTGGAATAATTAGGCAGGTAACTATAATTTGGAAGTCCGTCCTGCTGACCTGTAACACCATAACTTAAACGAAGTTTTAAGTCAGAGAACACTTTACTGTCTTTCAGGAAAGATTCATCAATGGCTCTCCAGGTGAAAGCAGCTGATGGAAAATAACCCCATCTGCCAGATTCGCTAAACTTCGAAGATCCATCGGCACGCATTGTTCCTGACAGAATATACTTATCCGCCAGAGTATAAACCAAACGACCATAATAAGATAACAATCTATTTTGCTGTTTATCAAAAGGGAAGACCGGTAATTTCTGTACCCCACCCAATGCATTATAATCCGTAAAATTATATACAGTAGTTGCGTTATCATAATAACCATAACCTGCCGTAGCATTGATATTACTATTTATACCTTTCAGGTCTTTGATATAATTAAGATAAAACTCTGCAACCTTATTGTGCTGTACCTGCTCATATTGAGTAGCCACACCACTTACCGTAAATTTCTGTGCTGCGTATGCAGGAATAAATGTAGTTCCATATCCTTTGGAAACATCATAACCTACGTTGGCATTTGCATGCAGTTCAGGAAGGAAATGGAAAGAGTAATCCAGTTTTAAATTGCCAAAACTTCTGTCAGCCTTACCAACATCACTTTTTTGTTCAATCAGCCCGAGAGGATTTCTCGGCGCATTTGGATTTAACTGTCCTGAAGTCCCTATCCACTCAAAGTATCCGCCATACTGATTATTTGCATAAACCTGCTGTGTCGGATCAAACTGAACAGCCTGAAATACGGCATCCTGATTAGCAAAATTCGATTCACTTATTGTACCTTTTAAATTCAGATCAACTTTCAGATGATTATCAAAGAAAGTCGGGTTCAATGTAATCCCACCTGAAGCTCTTTTCATCCGGTCTGTCAGTAATAATCCTCTCTGATCTAAATAACCACCCGAAACACGGTAAGGAACATTTTTAAATTTCCCGGAAATACTCAGGTTGTTATCTGTACTGAAAGCATTGTTAAAAATCACATCCTGCCAGTCTGTATTTGCAGTACCCAATAATGCTTTCTGAGCATCATTACCATTTGCGTTTACAAATGCACGAATCTGGTCACCGGTTAATACCTTTACTTTTCTGGCTATAGTGGCATATGAATTCACCGTACTGAAATCAATACTGGGTTCACCGCTTTTCCCTTTTTTTGTAGTAATGAGAATAACACCGTTAGAAGCTCTGGAACCATAAATAGCAGTCGCATTTGCATCTTTCAGCACTGTAAAAGTTTCAATATCGTTGGGATTAATCAAACTCAAAGGATTAGATACTCCTGAAATTGCATTGGAACTAATCGCCCCCGGTAATTTGTTACTCCCAAAAGGAACTCCGTCAACCACAATCAGAGGATCATTACTTGCACTTAAAGAAGCTCCTCCACGTACGCGGATCGTACTTCCTGCTCCTGGCGCACCTCCATTGGACACGATCGAAACACCAGCGACTTTACCAGCAATCAATTGCTCCGGTGAAGTAATATTTCCGCCCTGAAAGTTCTTTGAGCTTACCGTAGTGATCGAACCAGTCAGATCCTTTTTTTGCGAAGTACCATAACCAATTACCACAACTTCATTTAAGTTCTGTGCATCTGGCTTCAGAGAGAAATTTGCTGTAGTATTACCTTTCACAGTAACATTCAGATCTACTGAACTGTAACCAATATAGCTTGCCGTTAAAGTAACAGGCCCGTTAGTTACACCAGTCAGTTTAAAGTTTCCGTTTACATCTGTACTCGCGCTTCTGCCCAGGCCTTTAACCAGTACTGAAGCCCCCGGCAGACCCAGCCCGGTTTCATCAATAATTTTACCAGTGATAGAACCGGTTTGTGCTTGTACGGCCAATGCTGTGATTGTAAAAATCAATAGCAGACAATACCTCATCACGTAAAATACTCTCATATTTAATAATTTTTTTTGGTTATATATTTGGATAATCCAGGGTGTGTATCACACACATCGTAAATTTACATTCGGTGATCAGATTTCAAAATTTTATATCAAATAATTTTTTAACACAATATTTAATATTTCAAAAGCACAAAAACACCCTAAAATATTCTATAGCCAAATACAACACACTGGCACAAAATTCACATTCATCAAATTGTAAATCAACAACTTAACATCAATTTTAACCCTATAAAAGTGTTTTTTTTACACTAAGTGTTTTTCCGTCTGTTTTTCGGGAACGATACCGGGAACGTTCCCGAACTTCGGGAACCTTATTAACAATCACGACAGAAAAAAAAACTGGAATTCTGCGTATTTCTGGAGAATCCTAAAATATTCTGCTCAAAAACCCTCGATTTAGTAATAGAAATTTAACGTTTTTTTAACTCTCCCAAAGCGGTAGAATTCCGCTTTACCAGTTTGGATCCCAGCACAATTTTCTCATTGATATTGACTGTTTCAGGATGCTCCAGCATTTTGAATAAAAGCGAAGCTGCCTCCACTCCAATTTCTGTAGATGGCTGGGTAACTGTAGTTAATGAAGGATTTAGTAATGGTGCAATCTGCAGACTTGAAAACCCGACAACTTTGACCTGTTCAGGGATAGCAACCTCCAGATCATTGCAGGCATAATAGGTAGCAAAGGCCAGACGCTCTACAGAAGTAAATACCCCATCAGGTTTCAGGCGTTTCAGCATATCCTTCAGGATTACATTATTCCGCTTATAGCTATTGGTACAATCTACAATCAGGCGGTCATCAAATGGAATGTCATACTTTGCCAGCGCATCCAGATAGCCCTGCATCCTGGTTTTACCGATTGATAAGTTTTTATTAATAACTAAACAGGCTATGCGTTTACATCCCTGCTTAATCAGATGCTGAACAGCAGAAAAGCTACTTTCGTAATCATTGGTAATAACCCTGGGTGTAATAATATCTTCATATACCCTGTCAAAGAAAACCAATGGCAGTCTTTTCTGATTCAGTTCATTCAGGTAATTGTGATCATTGGCTTCGCCTGATACAGACATAATAATTCCATCAGCACGTCCGTTATGCAGGTGTCTGATAAATGAAACTTCTTTTTCATAGTCATCATCTGTAGAATAAATCAGGATATGGTAACCTCTTGCTCTGGCTACCCCTTCAATGCCATGTATAACCTGTGAAAAGAAATTATTAGCCAGCTCGGGAACGATAACAGCAATAGTTTTACTGCGTTGCTCTCTCAGATTACTTGCATAATGATTAGGCTGATAATTCAGTTCTTTTGCCGCAGCCAATATCTTATCCTTGGTTTCTTTGCTGATATCACTATTATCCCGAAATGCCCGGGAAACAGTTGAAGTTGATAAATTAAGCGTTTTCGCCAGTTCTTTTATATTGATATTACGCATCTACGCCCCTGCAATTATTTTTTACAGGGTAAATATAACCGAAATTCATTAACCTGTACTAATTTATAATTCGTTCTGTTTACTAAAGTCATTATTTTCAGAACGCAGTAACCCAGCCTGTTGCGTAAGGATATTCCCCTGTGAAACCCGCTTAAAATACATCAGAAAAACCGTCTGAACAACACATTTTCAATAGACTGATTAACAGATAGTTAAACCCACTTTGTTCAGACATCATTCAGACCTTGTTCACAGCTTCTTCAGACAGTATTCAGATGGCTTCGAATAACACCTGTATTAACTGCAGATAACCTTTTCTTAAATACTCCTTTTTGACGTACTTATGGCCTTCAAAGATCTTATGAGCAATGAATTTCCCAAAAGTGTATCTTGCGGAAATTTTACCAATAGCGCCTTAACAGAATCAGCTAATGATGATTAACATGAATTTCACAAAAACCCTGTCCAGACATATAGGATTGGTTGTTTTAATATTATTATTTACCCCGGCAGTGGTTTTTTCACAATTATTTGAAGGAACAATTACTTTCGCTAACAGCTACAAAAGTAAATCTCCCCAATTGAAAGATGAGCAGCTCAATTCAATGATGGGTACAACGCAGGAATATTATATTAAAGGAGGGAATTACAAGTCTGTATTTAATGGTTCATTTGTTAAAATGCAATTATACAGGGCAGCTGAGAATAAAAGCTACGCGCTTACAGCAAAATCTGATTCTCTGTACTGGGACGATTATAGCAAAAATAAAGATATTGCCACAAAATTCGAGATCAGGAAAAACACAGCTACAATTATGGGGTTAATCTGTGATGAAATCACCATCTATACAGCCGGAAGTAAAGCCACCTATTATTACAATAAAAAATATGGGGTAAATTCAGAATTACTAGCCAGACATCAGTATGGAAACTGGTACTATCTCCTGTCTAAAACCAAAGCAATCCCCCTGAAAGTGGTATATGAAATTGATCAGTTTATC
This portion of the Pedobacter lusitanus genome encodes:
- a CDS encoding LacI family DNA-binding transcriptional regulator produces the protein MRNINIKELAKTLNLSTSTVSRAFRDNSDISKETKDKILAAAKELNYQPNHYASNLREQRSKTIAVIVPELANNFFSQVIHGIEGVARARGYHILIYSTDDDYEKEVSFIRHLHNGRADGIIMSVSGEANDHNYLNELNQKRLPLVFFDRVYEDIITPRVITNDYESSFSAVQHLIKQGCKRIACLVINKNLSIGKTRMQGYLDALAKYDIPFDDRLIVDCTNSYKRNNVILKDMLKRLKPDGVFTSVERLAFATYYACNDLEVAIPEQVKVVGFSSLQIAPLLNPSLTTVTQPSTEIGVEAASLLFKMLEHPETVNINEKIVLGSKLVKRNSTALGELKKR
- a CDS encoding RagB/SusD family nutrient uptake outer membrane protein, coding for MKNLFKIFTAAAFLAATLSSCKKDLVLKPTNDLTSEVVYANLSGYKQVLAKAYASFATTGPKGSGDSDLGGIDAGTSDFLRLYWNAQELTSDEGICVWNDPGVYDLNYQTYTSDNILLRGLYTRSLYQITIVNEFLRESTPEKLAARNITGADAAEITRYRSEVRFLRAYQYWVLMDLFGNPPFITEANEIGVIAPKQIKRADLFKYVESELLAIEPELQASNEYGRVTKGADQLLLSRLYLNASVYTGTAKNTEAVTYANKVIGGSYSLNSAYKNLFLSDNDTNNPEVILSINYDGNFTQNFGGTTFLTNASINGDMKPADFGIPGGGWGGIRTRSTLPAIFGISGAFTSNPDSRAMFYGTKSANDDVAVFTDGLRAVKFRNVDRANVPAPSNNGTFCSIDFPLFRLPEAYLNYAEAVLRGGGGGSLNQAIDYVNKLRRRAYGNDSGNVSSLNLDDVLAERAKEFFWEGYRRTDLIRYSKFTEGSYLWPFKGGVKAGRGVESFRSIFPLPSADVIANSNLIQNPGY
- a CDS encoding SusE domain-containing protein; protein product: MKSLFIKTMTYSLLLLLFASCKKDETKTVAGNGTAPVLTASQNNLVLSADHAAQTATVLNWSASSFGYSADIAYAVQIDSAGKNFKAPKEVALAGLLTKTFTVAEINDLANQLGLTSGVAGKVEVRVKASISDKYTPAYSNVLALTVTPYLVVINYPSLYVPGSYQGWDPKSAAKISSVNDDKAYEGYVNFPDATTDFKFTSQGDWNGINYGTSTPGILNAGGGDNLHVDGAGYYRIKADTKALTYSLTKTVWAVIGSATGSWDNETLMTYDATAKVWTITKALTAGEFKFRANGSYDINFGDDKGKPKYGGDNIKVAADGNYKITLNLSVPGNYAYSVTKL
- a CDS encoding SusC/RagA family TonB-linked outer membrane protein; translated protein: MRVFYVMRYCLLLIFTITALAVQAQTGSITGKIIDETGLGLPGASVLVKGLGRSASTDVNGNFKLTGVTNGPVTLTASYIGYSSVDLNVTVKGNTTANFSLKPDAQNLNEVVVIGYGTSQKKDLTGSITTVSSKNFQGGNITSPEQLIAGKVAGVSIVSNGGAPGAGSTIRVRGGASLSASNDPLIVVDGVPFGSNKLPGAISSNAISGVSNPLSLINPNDIETFTVLKDANATAIYGSRASNGVILITTKKGKSGEPSIDFSTVNSYATIARKVKVLTGDQIRAFVNANGNDAQKALLGTANTDWQDVIFNNAFSTDNNLSISGKFKNVPYRVSGGYLDQRGLLLTDRMKRASGGITLNPTFFDNHLKVDLNLKGTISESNFANQDAVFQAVQFDPTQQVYANNQYGGYFEWIGTSGQLNPNAPRNPLGLIEQKSDVGKADRSFGNLKLDYSFHFLPELHANANVGYDVSKGYGTTFIPAYAAQKFTVSGVATQYEQVQHNKVAEFYLNYIKDLKGINSNINATAGYGYYDNATTVYNFTDYNALGGVQKLPVFPFDKQQNRLLSYYGRLVYTLADKYILSGTMRADGSSKFSESGRWGYFPSAAFTWRAIDESFLKDSKVFSDLKLRLSYGVTGQQDGLPNYSYLPNYSNSTNESQYQIGGQFYHLYSPIAYDKNLKWETSTTYNAGLDYGLFNGRVYGSVDVYYKKTKDLLSLVPIAVGTNFSNQLITNVGNMENKGIEASINVSLIKSADVNWDMGFNVTYNKNKVTNLSLNPDPDFKVGTTGIDGATGTTIQWNSVNYNPNSFLVYKQVYDAKGAPVEGVYADLNNDGKVNEQDRYFYKSPAPKYIMGFTSSFSYKKWTLSTVLRANLGNYIYDNISSNLAVSRNILSPSGLLNNATTTIFDSNFSNNQFLSDYYIHNASFLKMDNAGLAYNFGRLSPNSKTTLRITANVQNVFVISDYKGLDPEISTGIDYKLYPRPRTYSLGLNVGF
- a CDS encoding TIM-barrel domain-containing protein yields the protein MRKLTTIPKLLLLLTFPVLTFAQNGPVRGTGNITSVSITGQKIEFTTENAHGELTVYSPNVISVRLDQKKLGKDFSYAVISSPVKTPVAISQNEQEIMVTTDSLKARITKKPYSIAFYTLDGQVISQDEKGLTTSWVESEVTTYKKMQEGERFVGLGEKTGNLDRKGSGYTNWNFDAYGYSTGQDPIYSTIPFYMGIHHGLNYGIFLDNTYQSDFNFGASNNRFSSFGAQGGEMNYYFIYHKRLADIITSYTALTGRMNLPPLWSLGYQQNRYTYYPETEVLRIAQTLREKKIPADGITLDIHYMDQYKLFTWDKSRFPNPLAMNKKLADMGFTTTVIVDPGIKVEKGYQAYESGLKENIFIKYPDSTNYSGQVWPGWCNFPDFTSEKGRSWWRNEVKFFASTGVSGIWNDMNEIATWGNKMPNNVLFNYDGAMASHKQAHNVYGLQMARSSYEGAKASMDNKRPFILTRAGYAGLQRYTAIWTGDNRPEEDHMLLGVRLINSLGLSGVPFAGMDIGGFIGTPSNSLFARWVQIGAFNPYFRNHAAVNTQSSEPWTHGEEVLEISRNYINLRYKLMPYLYAAFFEATQNGLPVMRTLAIDYTFDAKIFDTAFQNQYLFGKAFMVLPFESTKEFGNAYFPKGLWYDLYTDETQTGGTEKILRLSKNKLPVYVKESSIVPMQSLVQSTQEKPTDTLTVHVYKGALNNSFVYYEDDGQTFNYQKGDFYKRTITYDPAGRNIIFEQAEGSRKSKFGQLQLVFHGFSDADKITGTTAQLNNGQKVKESLNSFLTPISHFDPQGTANPVEGAKVKNLTLTHTAARFVIAY